The Campylobacter sp. genome contains the following window.
CAGCATCGCAGCAAGCGTAAACTTTATAAAATTTTTCATCTTTATTCCTTTTTATCGTCGCGATCCGCGCCTTTAGAAGTGTCTTTGAAAAAGAAATCGTAAGGATTGTCCTCTAGCCTAAACATCGCGCCTTGGAATTCTCTAAGCGATTTTTTGAGCTCGCCAAGAGTGTTTTTTGCCTCCTCAAGTGTAGGATCCAAGATCGCTTTTAGATTGTACTCGCCGCGATCGATACGCTTAGTGATGATGCCTGCGGTTTTATCCAGTGAATTCGATAGATTGGCAGCACTCACGGCAAAGGCGTTTAGATTATCTAGCAGAGCGTCTAGCTCCTTCTCGCGCTCGTTTAAATTTGCTATGAGAGTATTTACGTTAGCAAGCAGCGCGTCTAGGCTTTGGAATTTTTTCTCATCACTTAGCTCAGCGCTAAATTTATCCATCGAAGATAGAATTCTATCCACTTTATCGGTATTTTGCTTAGACAGTAGCCCATTAATCTTAAAGATCATCTCACTTACGCTATCGGTGATAACTTCAGCTTTAGAGCCGATTTTATCAAGAAGTGTTTTGTCCAGCGCAATTATCGGCTTTTTATCATTCGGCGGGAAAAGCTTGCCACTTCCTTTCGTGATATTTATAAACGCGATTCCGCTGATGCCTTGAGATTCTACCTTAGCGACGCTATCTTGCGAGATCGGTAGCTTGCTTTTTACTGAAATTTCAATCTCGATGATCGCATTTTCGATATCGGCAAAATCGATGCTTTTTATAATGCCCGCATTTACGCCGATAAATTTAACCTCAGAATTCTCCTTAATGCCTACGGGAAGCTCTTTTGTGTGGATATAGTAGGAGCGGTAGCTCTCGCTGCGGTCGGTCTTAGTAAGCATCCACCACATAAATGCCGTAAGAGCCGCGACGCAGATCATAACAAATGCGCCTACTATCGTGTATGAAGTTCTATTTTCCAATCTTTTCTCCTAATTTCAGAGCGTAAAATTTAAGCCCTGCGATATGGCTTAAAAATAGCCGTTTGGGCTTAAATTTTAAAACTCAACCTTTTCTCAAATAGACGCAAAATTTGCAGAATCATCTGAGTTTAAATTTTAAAGCTTAGCGTGCATTTTGAAATTTCAAAATATCGCCGCGCCGTATTTTAGCGTAAAATTTTACCGCCCCGGTTTAAATTTAGCGCCGCTTGCTCGTTTAAATTTTTAAAATTTAATGCGCTATCCAATAAATGCGCCCTTAAATACGACCCGCCTAAATTTTAAAATTTCGATTGAGCCGCTAAGGTCTAAATTTTAAAAATTTAAGCTCTGCGGAGCCTGGAATTCCTCGCAAGGTTTAAAATTTAAAATTTTACTGCCGCTATTTTAAAATTTCAACTTGCGCCTATCTAAATTTTACCCGCCGCGATGCGTATTTCGGCTCGCTAAATTTCAAAGCTCAATCCCTTTGTCGCATCTTAAATAGCTCTTCAAGCGGGTTGTTTTCTAGGCTCGAAATTTCCTCTATGCTTCCTTCAAAGGCAATTTTTTGATTATCCACGATCAAAAACCGATCCAAAATGTCAAAGATACTATCCACATCGTGCGTCACCATCACGACCGTGACGCCGAGGCTGTCTCTAAGCTCGCAAACAAGCCTATCAAGGGCTCTGGCGCTAAGCGGATCAAGCCCCGAGTTTGGCTCGTCCAAAAATAAAATTTCAGGGCTAAGTGCTAGCGCGCGAGCCAGCGCCACGCGCTTTTTCATACCGCCGCTAAGCTCGTTTGGCCTAAGCGCGGCGGCCTCCTTCTTAAGCCCCACCTTTTGGATCCAAAACATCGATAGCTCGTCTATCTCGCGCTCGCTAAATTTAGAGTATTCGCGCAGCAGCACGCCTACGTTTTCGAGCACGCTCATCGAGCTGTAAAGTGCGCCGAACTGAAACATCACGCCGCATTTTAGGCGGATCTCGTTTTGCCCTGCTTCGCTTGCGCGCCAAATATCGCGCCCGAAAATTTTAATCTCGCCACTTTGCGGGCGCTTTAAAAATATGAGCGTTTTCATTAACGTCGTTTTGCCACTGCCACTGCCGCCTAAAAAGCCGTAAATTTCGCCCTTTTTAACGCTAAAGCTCACGCTATCGTGCATAACGCGCGATCCGTACGCTGTAGTAACATCGCGCGCGACTATAATTTGAGATATCCCGCTAGATTGCACTTGCTCGCTCATAGTCCGATTTCCGAAAACAGAACCGCAAATACCGCGTCGATCGCGATAACCCAAAATATCGCATTTACGACGCTAATGGTGGTGTATTCGCCGATGCTTTGGGTGTTTCCTTTGACCTCAAAACCCCGCATGCAGCCGATGATAGCGATGAATGCCCCGAAAAACGGCGCTTTAATCATACCTACTAAAAAATGCCTAAGCTCTACAGAAGCCTTAAATCTATCCAAATAATCGCTAAAGGCTATATCTAAATACGCATCACACACGATCATCTGAGCAAAAATACTTACCGAATCTGCGATAAAAATGACTAGCGGCATGATTAGTACCATCGCGATAATGCGCGGCATCGCAAGAAAATAAAACGGATCAAAGCCCATCGTCCTCATCGCATCGATCTCTTCGGTGATCTTCATCACGCCGATCTGCGCCGTAAAGCTCGAAGCCGAGCGACCTGCGATAACGATAGCGGCGATTAGAGGTGCTACCTCACGGAGCGTCAAAGCACCCATTATATCGATGATATAGATGCTAGCGCCAAATTTAGAAAGCATATCCGAGCCTATGTAAGCAAGCACGATACCGATCAAAAATGCCGTCAATGAGACGATGAAAAGCGCGTCTATGCCGCTATCTTTGATAAAATTTACGGTTTCTTTGAAACGGAATTTCATCGGATGAATTACAAAAGCCGCGAGTTTGGAGAAAAACTCGCCCAAAAAGCTTGCAAGGCTTAGCAAGCCTAAAATTCCAAGATGACAATAAAGTCCGATCTGCGCTAAAAAATTTAGTCTGCGAGGCTCGGGCACGTAGCTAAAATCGATCGTTTTATCATCCATAAAGTTTAGAATTTTGGCGGCTTTGCTGCCATCCTCCACAAGGCTAACCCGCTTGCCAGCAAGGGCGTTTTTGATCATCAGCGCCATAAAATAGTCTAAATTTGAAATTTCGCTTAAGCTTAGCTCCAGCTCGTTTAGATTTTTTACCGCTTTTTTTAGTGCAAGTAGCTGCGAGCGCGAGCTTTTGTAGTTCCACTGCCCGCGTAGCGATAAGGTGTTTTTCCCGCCCGAGCTTTCGAGCGAAAAGGCTAAATTCCGCAAAAATTTCTCTCCAAAATCAAAAAATAGGGGAAATTATAATATAATCAACCTTGGCATTTTATAAAATTTAATGGAGATTTATGCTCAGAGGCTTTTTTACAAATAGCGCAGGCACGCTGGTTTCGCGAGTTTTGGGTTTCGTGCGCGACCTGCTTACCGCATCGGTTTTGGGCGCGGGGATTTACAGCGATCTGTTTTTCGTAGCGTTTAAACTGCCCAATCTTTTTCGCAGACTATTCGGCGAGGGAGCTTTTACGCAGGCGTTTTTGCCTAGCTTTACCGCCGCGCGTAAAAAAGGAATTTTTGCCGCAGCGGTGCTTATTAAATTTAGCATTTTCATCGCGCTTTTGACGGCGCTCGTGCTGCTCGCCGCGCCCGTTTTTACTAAAGTTTTGGCATACGGATTTAGCGCCGAGCAGATCGGTCTTGCGGTGCCCTACGTGCGGATAAATTTTTTCTACCTCACGTTTATCTTCGTCGTTACGCTCTTTGCCTCACTGCTTCAGTATCGCGACCACTTCGCTACGACGGCGTTTTCGACCGCACTTCTAAATTTAGCGATGATCGCGGCGCTTCTGCTAGCTCGCGGTAAGGACGGCGCCACGGCGGTGCTCTATCTTAGCTTCGGTGTCGTAGTGGGCGGGCTTTTACAGCTTGCGGTGCACGTTTATGCGCTAAAGTTTACCGGCATGCTGCGCGTCTTAACCGGCGGCTTTGCGCGGCTTGCACGAGGCGATAAGCCGCAAACGCAGGGCTTTTATAAAAATTTTTTCGCAGGCGTACTCGGTGCGTCGGCGCTTCAGCTAAGCTCGTTTATAGATACCTTCTTTGCGAGTTTCCTTGCTAGCGGCAGTATCAGCTATCTTTACTACGCCAACCGCATATTTCAGCTGCCGCTCGCGCTTTTTGCAATCGCGCTTAGCACGGCGATCTTTCCGCGCATGAGCAAATTCGTAAAAGCTCACGACGACGCGCAGGCTCTGGCGCTCGTGGAGCGCGGGTTTTACTTCCTTTTGGCGCTACTTGGCCTCTCTGCGATAGGCGGCGTGATGCTACGAAACGAGATCACGCAGCTGCTGTTTGAGCGCGGAGAATTTACCCGCCAAAATTCCATCGAATGCGCCGCAGTTCTCGGCGCGTATATGGTGGGGCTCGTGCCGTTCGGGCTGTCTAGGATTTTTTCGCACTGGCTGTATGCAAATATGAAGCAGAAGCTAAGCGCGAAAATTTCGATCTGGTGCGTTTTTATAAATGTCGCTTTGTGCGCGCTGTTTTTTAAACCCTTCGGAGCGGTGGGACTTGCGTTTGCAAGCACGATAACGGGGGCGTTTCTGCTCGGCTTTAATCTCTATTTTTTTGGATTTAATAACTTTTTGGCTATAATCCGCGCAAAAAAAATTATTGCGATCGCGGCGCTTTGTGCGGGCGAAGCGGCGATTTTATACATTTTAAAAGGCTTGTATTATGGTAATTTATGATAGTTTGAGCAAAAAGAAACTCCCTTTTAAGCCCATTAGCGAGGGGCTAGCGCGCATTTACGCCTGCGGTCCGACAGTTTATGACGACGCGCATCTGGGGCATGCAAAAAGCGCCGTGAGCTTCGATCTGCTGCGCCGCGTACTGCAAGCGGAGGGCTATGAGGTAAAATTTGCGCGAAATTTCACCGATATAGACGATAAAATTTTAAAAAAGATGGCGGAAACCGGTAAGAGCCTGGAGGAGATCACGGAGCTTTATACCCGCAGATATTTGCAGGATATGAGCGCGCTAAACGTCGCGGACGCGAGCATTTCGCCCAAAGCGACCGAAAATATCGCCGCGATCTGCGAGCTCATATCTTCACTTATTCAAAAAGGCTTTGCCTACGAGATCGCAGGGGACGGTATCTACTTCGACACGCGCAAAGACGGGGATTATCTAAGCCTTAGCGGTAAAAAGGACGACGCTAGTAAAAATATTGCCCGCGTCGCCTCAAACGATGCCAAGCACGACGAGAAGGACTTCGTGCTGTGGAAATTTGACGAGAATTGGTTCGATAGCCCGTTTGGCAAAGGGCGCCCCGGCTGGCACAGCGAGTGCGTCGCGATGATTTTGGCGCACCTTGATAGCGGAGACGCGAAATTTTGCATTGACATTCACGCAGGTGGCGCCGATCTGCTCTTCCCACATCACGAAAACGAAGCCGCGCAGTGCCGCTGTGCCCGCCATAGAGCGCTAAGCAAATACTGGCTTCACAACGGCTTCGTGCAGGTAAATAACGAAAAGATGAGCAAGAGCCTGGGCAACTCGTTTTTTGTAAGAGACGCCCTAAAAATCGCACCGGGCGAGGCGCTGAGATTTTATCTCTTAAGCTCGCATTATAGGGCAAATTTTAATTATTCGATAGCCGATCTGCTCGCGAGCAAAAAGAGGCTCGATAAAATTTACCGCCTTAAAAAGCGCGTCCGTGACGTTTTAACTCCCGCTGCGGGGCAAAATTCTGCGCCCGAACTACCTGCTACGGAGGTTAAATTTAGATCGGAGATGATGGAGTTTTTAAGCGATGATCTCAACACCTCAGGCGCACTTGCGGTGCTCGATAGCTTCGTAGCAAGCGCGAACGAAGCGCTAGATCGCGCGCCAAAAGATAAGGCGCTAAAAGCCCGTATCGCTGCGAATTTGGAGTTTGCGAAGCAGACGCTCGGAATTTTATATGAGGATGAGACCGAATACTTTCGCTTCGGCCTGAGCGAGCAGCAAAGAGCGCAGATCGAGGAGCTGATAAAACAGCGCGCGCAGGCGAAGGCGGAAAAGGACTTTGCGAGCGCGGATGCCATCAGGGCGCGCCTTACGGATATGAAGATCGAAGTGATGGATACGCCTGGCGGCACCGTTTGGGAGGTCGCAGCGGAGTAAATCATAAAATTTAACGCAAAATTTTACGTTAAATTTTATGATTTTTACGATACAAAGCGTAAATCCGAACGCTAATATACGTAAATTTCAGTGCGATTTTTATCTGAAGCATTGCAATACGGCGGCGCGGTTTTGTTCAGTGATACGGCGCAGGAGCAATGCGATGTGCAACACGACGCAGCGACAGAGGCGCAAGGCGGACGCAATTTTAAATTCGTCGGCGCGGCCGACGCGATGATGAAAGCGTGATTTTTATCGGCGGTATTGCTTATGCCGAGTTGCGGTGTAGCGGAATAGTGCCGCGGCGAGGTAGTGCCACAGTGCTGCGTATAAATTTAGCGTGATTTTTGTTCGGCGATATGGCAGTGTGGCGGCGAAAGCGCAAAGCG
Protein-coding sequences here:
- a CDS encoding MlaD family protein: MENRTSYTIVGAFVMICVAALTAFMWWMLTKTDRSESYRSYYIHTKELPVGIKENSEVKFIGVNAGIIKSIDFADIENAIIEIEISVKSKLPISQDSVAKVESQGISGIAFINITKGSGKLFPPNDKKPIIALDKTLLDKIGSKAEVITDSVSEMIFKINGLLSKQNTDKVDRILSSMDKFSAELSDEKKFQSLDALLANVNTLIANLNEREKELDALLDNLNAFAVSAANLSNSLDKTAGIITKRIDRGEYNLKAILDPTLEEAKNTLGELKKSLREFQGAMFRLEDNPYDFFFKDTSKGADRDDKKE
- a CDS encoding ABC transporter ATP-binding protein, giving the protein MSEQVQSSGISQIIVARDVTTAYGSRVMHDSVSFSVKKGEIYGFLGGSGSGKTTLMKTLIFLKRPQSGEIKIFGRDIWRASEAGQNEIRLKCGVMFQFGALYSSMSVLENVGVLLREYSKFSEREIDELSMFWIQKVGLKKEAAALRPNELSGGMKKRVALARALALSPEILFLDEPNSGLDPLSARALDRLVCELRDSLGVTVVMVTHDVDSIFDILDRFLIVDNQKIAFEGSIEEISSLENNPLEELFKMRQRD
- the cysS gene encoding cysteine--tRNA ligase; this encodes MVIYDSLSKKKLPFKPISEGLARIYACGPTVYDDAHLGHAKSAVSFDLLRRVLQAEGYEVKFARNFTDIDDKILKKMAETGKSLEEITELYTRRYLQDMSALNVADASISPKATENIAAICELISSLIQKGFAYEIAGDGIYFDTRKDGDYLSLSGKKDDASKNIARVASNDAKHDEKDFVLWKFDENWFDSPFGKGRPGWHSECVAMILAHLDSGDAKFCIDIHAGGADLLFPHHENEAAQCRCARHRALSKYWLHNGFVQVNNEKMSKSLGNSFFVRDALKIAPGEALRFYLLSSHYRANFNYSIADLLASKKRLDKIYRLKKRVRDVLTPAAGQNSAPELPATEVKFRSEMMEFLSDDLNTSGALAVLDSFVASANEALDRAPKDKALKARIAANLEFAKQTLGILYEDETEYFRFGLSEQQRAQIEELIKQRAQAKAEKDFASADAIRARLTDMKIEVMDTPGGTVWEVAAE
- the murJ gene encoding murein biosynthesis integral membrane protein MurJ, with the protein product MLRGFFTNSAGTLVSRVLGFVRDLLTASVLGAGIYSDLFFVAFKLPNLFRRLFGEGAFTQAFLPSFTAARKKGIFAAAVLIKFSIFIALLTALVLLAAPVFTKVLAYGFSAEQIGLAVPYVRINFFYLTFIFVVTLFASLLQYRDHFATTAFSTALLNLAMIAALLLARGKDGATAVLYLSFGVVVGGLLQLAVHVYALKFTGMLRVLTGGFARLARGDKPQTQGFYKNFFAGVLGASALQLSSFIDTFFASFLASGSISYLYYANRIFQLPLALFAIALSTAIFPRMSKFVKAHDDAQALALVERGFYFLLALLGLSAIGGVMLRNEITQLLFERGEFTRQNSIECAAVLGAYMVGLVPFGLSRIFSHWLYANMKQKLSAKISIWCVFINVALCALFFKPFGAVGLAFASTITGAFLLGFNLYFFGFNNFLAIIRAKKIIAIAALCAGEAAILYILKGLYYGNL
- a CDS encoding ABC transporter permease — translated: MRNLAFSLESSGGKNTLSLRGQWNYKSSRSQLLALKKAVKNLNELELSLSEISNLDYFMALMIKNALAGKRVSLVEDGSKAAKILNFMDDKTIDFSYVPEPRRLNFLAQIGLYCHLGILGLLSLASFLGEFFSKLAAFVIHPMKFRFKETVNFIKDSGIDALFIVSLTAFLIGIVLAYIGSDMLSKFGASIYIIDIMGALTLREVAPLIAAIVIAGRSASSFTAQIGVMKITEEIDAMRTMGFDPFYFLAMPRIIAMVLIMPLVIFIADSVSIFAQMIVCDAYLDIAFSDYLDRFKASVELRHFLVGMIKAPFFGAFIAIIGCMRGFEVKGNTQSIGEYTTISVVNAIFWVIAIDAVFAVLFSEIGL